Below is a genomic region from Pyrococcus kukulkanii.
TTCTCTATCCCCTGGGCGATTTCCTTAAAGACGGAGAATCCCCTCAAGTAGACCGCCGTTCCTATTTGTAGGGCTGAAGCTCCGGCAAGAAGGAATTCCACGGCATCTTGCCACGTTGTTATTCCTCCTATGCCTATAATTGGAATGTCAAGTACTCTCGCTAAGTCATAAACTGCCCTTAAGGCGATGGGTTTGATCCCAGGCCCCGAGTAACCTCCAATTTTATTGCTTAATATTGGCCTTTTAGCGTAGATATCTATGGCAATTGCTTTCAGAGTGTTTATAGCTGAGACGGCATCTGCTCCCGCCTTTTCTGCTGCTAAGCCTAACTTAGTTATATCGTTGGTATTTGGAGTTAGCTTTGCTATTATGGGTTTGTCCGTAACATCTTTTACTGCCTTAACTACTTCGTACACATTATTCGGGTCTTGACCTATTTCCATTCCGTATCCTTTGGCATGGGGACAACTTAGGTTTAACTCAAAGGCATCCGCGGCCTCCTGAAGTTTTTCTGCAAGGAAAGCGAATTCTTCAGGGGTACCTCCGAATATAGAAACTATGACTGGAAAATCGAACTTTTCCCCTTTGAACTCCTCTAGGAATGCTTCCCACCCTGGATTAGGCAAGCCCATAGCGTTTATTAGCCCGTACGGGAGTTCGACTATTGTTGGATTTTCATAGCCTTTTCTGGGCTCTTTCCCAATCGACTTTGTAACAACGGCTCCTGCTCCTTCTCTGTGTGCCCTTTTTAGCAGTTCTGGAGTCATGTCAACGACCCCAGATGCTAAAATTAGCGGGTTTTTCATTTTCAATCCCAAAATTTCGATGTCAAGCATTCCGATTCCCCCAGGATACTTGGAAAAAGCTTTTTATATTTTTATTAGCTATTAAACATGCGGGGGTATCATTGTCAGTGTTACTTAAAAATGGTTTGATTCTGTATGGGGAAAGTTATGAGTGGGTAAGAGCTGACCTCCTTATTGAGGGAAATAAGATAGTTAAAATTGGTAGAAACTTACATGCTGATTCTGATATCGTGATCGACTGTTCGCATTCTTTGATAGTCCCTGGCTTCATAAATGCTCATACTCACTCTCCGATGGTTTTACTGAGGGGCTTAGCAGAGGACGTTCCTCTCATGGAATGGCTGGAGAAGTATATATGGCCAAATGAAAGGAAACTTGGAAAAAAGGAAGTATATTGGGGGGCTCTCTTGGGTTTAATCGAGATGGCAAGGGCGGGGACTACAACATTCATTGACATGTATTTTCACATGGAAGAAGTTGCTAAGGCAACTCTTGAAGTTGGCTTGAGGGGTTTCTTAGGGTATGGAATGATAGACTTAGATGATGAGAGGAAAAGAAGGATTGAAATTAGAGAAACAGAAAAATTCAGAAAATTTATTGTTCAACAAAATTCGGAGCTTTTAAACTTCATTTTAGCTCCCCACGCTCCCTATACCTGTTCAATGGAATGTCTAAAATGGGTTGCCAACAAGAGCAGGGAATGGAATGCTTTAGTTACTATTCATCTCTCGGAGACTAAGAGCGAGGTTGCTCTCATAAAAGAAAAATACGGAAAGACACCAACAGAGGTCTTAGACGATGCAGGTCTTTTAAATGAGAAATTGATAGCAGCACATGGAATTTGGCTAGATGACAAGGAGATCTACCTTCTAAGCAAGAGCGGTTCTACGATTATTCATTGTCCAGCCAGTAATATGAAACTCGGTAGTGGGATTATTAACCTCAGAAAGTTACTTGACAATGGTGTTAACGTTGGTTTAGGTACAGATGGAGCGGCAAGTAACAACACTCTTGATATGCTCCAAGAGATGAGGTTGGCATCTCTACTTCAGAAAGTTGTGAACCTCGACCCTTCGATAATCAAAAGTTCTGAGATATTTAGAATGGCAACCCTTAATGGAGCGAAGGCCCTTAAATTGAATGCTGGAATAATAAAGGAAGGATATTTAGCAGATATTGCAGTAATAAATTTAAAAAGACCTAACCTCCTTCCAATGAACAATCCTTTGAGTTCCTTAGTATTCTCAGCTAAAGGTGGGGATGTCGAGACCTTAATAGTCAATGGTAGTATAGTTATGCTTGACGGTGAATTTCAAACGGTAGATGAGGATAAAGTTCTTGACAAGTTCTTGGGGGTTCTTTAGATGATTGTTCTTAATGTTTCGATATTGCTGGGAATTTCATTACTACTGCTTTATGTTATTCTATTTTATGAATACTATAGGAGAAAGGAGAAAGTTCTGCTGTACTTCTCTCTAGCTTTCCTCTCTTTAAGCGTTGGATGTCTTGTTAATGGAATAACTTACTTGGCGAGCTTATCTGTTTTTGTATCATTCTTTTGGATAGGAACTATTGAAATGCTGTCCCCCGGGATAATCACTAAGTATTCTGAGGATCTCAAGTATCTTAGCTTAGTTCCAATTGTTGCTTACCTATACTTTTCAGTGTATAGTGTACTTGTTGTTTTAGTTATAGATGCAGTTGTCATGGTTCTTTCAGCTTTCCTTCTATATATGGAGGGAGGCAACCCTAAGTTCAGTCCTTTTCTAATTCTTCTCTTTTCAGTATTGACCTTTGGCTTAATGAGTTATCCTGACTTAATATTCAAGGTTCAGGTGGTTATAGCGGTAGTACTTGGATACATAATAACGGTGGAGACGCTAAAAGTTGCCATACCCACCGTTGTTAAAGAAAGAATTTCCCTCAAGCCAGGTGTTCTTTTTATGAAAGAAGTGCCAGACGAGATACTTAAGACAGCACTTGTGTTCTCTAGGAATCCCGGAGATGAAAATAACGAGAGATGGTTCTGGATAACAAAGGTGCAAAAGGGTCCTAGAACAATTGAACCTACAAACTTAGTGAAAATATTAAATCTCTCCGTTAAATATCTTGAGCAGGGAGGAATAGTTGTTATTGATGGATTCGAATACCTTGTATTAGAGAATGGGTTCGAATCAATATTAAAATTCTTGGCTCACCTTAGGGATTACGCTCTCCTATATTCTTCGAGTATCATAGTTGTTAGCGATCTTACTAATTTCCCAGAAAGAGAAAGAAATCTAATATTAAGGGTTATTGGTGAGGAGATATGAAGGTTGTAAAAGGGGACATCACTAAATTTAGGGCTGAAGCAATTGTCAATGCAGCAAACAAATATCTCGAGCATGGAGGAGGTGTTGCTTATGCTATAGCAAAGGCCGCCGCAGGAGATGTATATGAGTACATACGGATTAGTAAGGAGGAAATGAAAAAGCAAATTGGGAGGGATTATATTGAACATGGAGAAGTTGTAGTGACACCGCCACTTAGACTTGCTGAAAATGGCGTTAAGTACGTTATCCACACTGTTGGTCCATATTGTGGTGGGAAATGGGATGAAGATAAAAAGAACAAACTAAAACTTGCAATTCTTGGTGCTCTTAAAAAGGCCGATGAATTGGGTGTTAAAACGATAGCGTTTCCCGCCATAAGTGCTGGAATATACGGATGTCCGCTTGAAGAAGTCGTTAAGACATTTAAGGAAGTAGTTGATGAATTTATAAAGAGATCGAAGAATGTTAAAGAGGTTTTCTTGGTGCTTTACTCTGAAGGAGATTATAGTAAGGCAATAAAAGCTTTAGTAGGAGGGAATGATAATGAAGCTTGATAACACGGTCAAGGAGAAAATACTAGAAAAGCTTCCAGAGAACTTATCAATGCTTGCCGATTTGGCTTACAATTACTGGTGGAGTTGGGATCACAAAGCGATGAAATTATGGCAAAAAATTGATGAGGAGCACTGGAGGGAATACAAAAATCCGGTTAAGTTATTATTGGAGGTTCCTGAATCAAGATTGAAAGAGCTTTCTAAGGATGATTCTTTCCTTGACTTATATGAGCTAGTGATTGAGAGATTTGAGAGTTATATGAACCAAGGTACTACTTGGTTCTCAACGAACTATCCACACTGGGATAAGCCGATAGTCTATCTATGTATGGAATACGGAATAAGCAAGAGCCTTCCAATATACTCTGGTGGGCTTGGAATACTCGCTGGGGATCATCTAAAGACGGCGAGCGATTTAGGTTTGCCACTTATTGCAATAGGTCTCTTGTACAAACATGGTTATTTCAGGCAGGAGATAAATAAAGATGGAAGACAAATAGAGATCTTCCCAGAGTATAACATTAGGGAGATGCCAATAAGGCAGGTACTCACCAACGATGGAAAACCTTTGCTCATTAATGTTCCAATAGGAGACAGGATTGTTAAAGCCCGAGTTTTCTTAGTTAAAGTTGGAAGGGTCGATTTATACCTTCTTGACACGGGCGTTCCGGAAAATCCTGAAGAGGACAGGAAGGTTTGTGACTACTTATATAATGCTGAGCCTGATAAGAGGATAAAGCAGGAAATCCTTCTCGGTATTGGTGGGATGAGACTCCTCAAGGCTTTGGAAATAGAGCCTGGGGTTATTCACTTAAATGAGGGTCATCCAGCATTTGCTAACTTTGAAAGGATAAGATGGTTCATGGAGAAGGGGCTCAGCTTTGAGGAGGCTCTAGAGATCGTGAGGGGAACGAGCGTATTTACAACACACACGCCCGTTCCCGCTGGCCACGACGTGTTCCCTGTAGATTTCGTGAGGGAAAAGCTTGCAAAGTTCTTTGAGGGTCTACCCGTTGAGAAGTTCCTCGAGCTTGGAAAGGCAAATCCTAATGATCCGAACTTTAATATGACGATCCTCTCGATAAAAACATCGAACTTCGTAAATGGGGTTAGTCAACTGCACGCCAAGGTCACGAGGGAAATGTGGGCAGATCTATGGAAGGGAGTACCCCTTGATGAAATTCCAATTGAAGGGATAACGAACGGTGTTCATACTGCAACGTGGGTTAATGAGAACTTGGCAAAGCTTTACGACATATATATCGGTAAGATCTGGAGGGAGCACGTTAACCTTGAAGGTATATGGTATGCAATAGAGAGAATCCCTGATGAGGAGCTCTGGGAAGCTCACCTTAAGGCCAAAAGGGAGTTGATTGAGCTAATAAGGAGAAAGATAATGAGGAGGAACGAGAGGCTCGGCTTAGATGAGCCCCTTCCAGATATAGACGAAAACGCCCTTATAATAGGCTTCGCAAGAAGGTTCGCGACATACAAGAGGGCAGTGTTGCTGTTCACAGACCTCGAGAGATTAAAGAAGATTGTGAACAATCCAAAAAAGCCCGTTTACATAGTCTTTGGAGGAAAGGCTCACCCCAGGGACGATGCTGGAAAGGAGTTCCTCAGGAGGGTTTATGAAGTCTCTCAAATGCCTGAGTTCAAGGGCAAGATAATCTTGATAGAGAACTATGATATGGGCTCAGCAAGGCTTTTCGTTTCTGGAGTTGATGTCTGGCTTAACACTCCAAGAAGGCCCTTAGAGGCTAGTGGAACGAGTGGGATGAAAGCTGGGTTAAATGGTGTCATAAACTTGAGCATATTCGATGGCTGGTGGGTTGAAGGATACAACGGTAGGAATGGCTGGGTCATTGGAGATACGAGCACTGAACCAGAAACTGAAGCAGATGACTACTGGGATGCCATGAGCCTCTACGATATCTTGGAAAACGTCGTAGTCCCAATGTACTATGAGAACAGGGATGCATGGATAAGGATGATGAAGGAGAGCATAAAGAGCATTGCACCAAGGTTCAGCACGCACAGGATGGTTAAGGACTATGTGACTAAGTTTTACTCGAAGGCTATGGAACTCGGGATCTACCTAAGCAGGGATAACTTTAGGTGGGCCAAAGAACTTGCGAAGTGGAAGGAGAAGATAAGGGCTGAGTGGGATAAGGTTGAGATTGAAGAGGTTAAAGTCAACGAACACGTTATTGATGTTACAATAAACCTTGGAAACCTTAGGCCCGAAGATGTTAGAGTTGAGCTTTACTATGGAATTAAAGAGGAGGAGTTCAAGATCCTCAAGCCCCACATAGTTGAACTTAGGAAAACCAAGGATCTAGGGAATGGGAGGTATATCTACACCTATATGGGCAAGGCTCTTAAGAACATTGAAGATCCGTGCTGGCATTATGCTGTGAGGGTCTACGCCTATCACCCAATGATGCCAGGAAAATTCTTACTGGGCGGGTACATAAAATGGAAAGGAGTGGAGAAGTGACTACTCCTTCTTTTCTTCTTCAACCTTCCTCTTGTACGCTTCAGCGGCCTCTCCCAAGCTCTTGAATAGTTTAAGCATTTCCATTGGTAGGGTCAGTACGATGACGTTGCTCTTGTCGCTCGCGACATCGCTTATTGTCTGTAGGGTTCTAAGCTGTAGGGCCATTGGGTGCTCGCTTATAATTTCCGCGGCTTCCCTAAGCTTCTCTGCCGCCTGCCTCTCAGCCTCTGCGAGTAGGATTCTAGCTCTTCTTTCTCTCTCTGCCTCTGCTTGCTTTGCCATTGCTCTCTGCATTCCTGCTGGAAGCTCTACATCCTTAATTTCCACGGCGGTAACCTTTATACCCCAGGGATCCGTTGCTTCGTCGATTATTCTTTGCAACTGCATGTTGAGCTTGTCCCTCTCACTCAACAGCTCATCTAGATGAGCCTGACCTATAACACTTCTTAAGGTGGTCTGTGAGATCTGGGAGGTTGCCATGATATAGTTCCTAACCTGGGTTACGGCTTTTACTGGATCTACAACCCTAAAGTAAACTACAGCGTTAACTCTTACTGGTACGTTGTCTTTGGTTATAGTTTCTTGAACTGGGACATCAAGAACTTGCGTTCTTAGGTCGACTATGACAGCCTTTTCGAATATTGGGATTATGAAGAATAATCCTGGTCCTCTAGCTCCAACGACCCTACCGAGCCTGAATATTACTGCCCTCTCGTATTCCTTAACTATCTTTATGGCACTGGCCAAGAATATCAGTATAAACAGCAGTATAATTCCTGTAACGAACAAATTCGTTGGTAATATCATTCCTTACCACCCTCCTCTTTTTCTCTAACAACAATAAGAGTTAAACCTTCCATATCGACGACTCTAACTCTTTCTCCCTTTTCTATTGGCTTTCCGAACTTACTTTTTGCTCTCCATAACTCTCCCCTAATCTTAATCATACCCTCGGGGTTTAGGTCTTCAACAACAACTCCTGTTAGACCTATCATTTCTTCTTTCCCTGTTCCTGCTTTCCTTCTATGGGCCTTTATCACTGCAGCCATTCCAAAGGCGAAGAATAGTGCAAGCAGGACTCCTATGGTTATTATGATAATCCTAAGTTGCGAGAAGACCTCTCTATTGACTAGGTACTCTACTTCCCCACCTCCAAACAGTAGTATTCCTCCCAATATGAACGATATAAGTCCTGCTACTGTAAATAAGCCAAAGGTCGGTGTAAGGGCCTCAGCAACGAAGAATAGCATTCCTACCACTATCAGCAGCAGACCTGCAGCGTTGTAGCCGAAGTATCCAAACCCTATTATAGCCAGGACTATCATTATTGCCCCAACCGTTTCTGGCACGTGCCATCCTGGGGTAAGAAAGCCTAAGATTAGGGCCCAAATCCCCAGGGAGAGGAGAAGGTATGCTATACTTGGATCCGTTATGTATGTTATCACTCTATCTTTGAGTGATGGTTCAAGGTAAATGACTTTGACATTAGTGAAGTTCAGGGTAACATACTTTCCATTAACGGGTAGTTTTGTTTGCATACCGTTTGCCTTCTGTAAAAGCTCGTTAACGTCTCTCGCTATAATCTCAATTACCCCATACTTCAGGGCTTCCTCGGGGGTTAGGCTTAGATCCTTCGTTATGAACTCCTCAGCTATTGTAGCATTTCTTCCACTCTCTTGGGCTAGGCTTTTAATGTACGCTACATAATGATTGACTATCTTTGGGGGAGCTTGAATTATTGAGCCGTTCTGAGCATAACCTAGGATAGGCCTGCAGGCACCTATGCTCGTTCCTGGCGCCATGGCAATTAAGTGAGATCCAAGGGCAATGTAAGTTCCAGCAGAAGCCGCGGTAGCTCCTGGGGGGTAAACATAGATTATCACAGGAACTTTTGCCTGCTGTATTCTTTGGATTATGTTCATCATGGCATCTCCTCTTCCCCCAGGAGTGTCGAATTCAATGATTATTGCTTCGGCTTTGTTTTCTTCTGCAAGGCTTATGTACCTGTTAAACTGATCATACGTATACGATGTTATTTGCCCTTTAATTTGAGCAACATAAACCACTTTCTCTTGGCCCAAGACTGGAAGGATTAGAAATGACAAGATTAAGATTCCTAAGATAAACTTCCCTCTCATCTTAGTCACCATACCTAACAAAAGTAGTAAAAAGAATATTTAAAGGTTTTCAATTTAGAGCTTGAACTTTCTCATGGCCATTTCTGCGGCTACCGTAATTGGGTCTATAGTTGGGCTTATCGGTGGGGCGTATGCAGTTTCTAAGTAAGCAACGTCTTCAACCGTTGCACCTTTCTGAGCCAAAGCTGATAGAGTCATTATCCTGCCCCAGACCCTTTCACCTCCAACTATTTGAGCCCCTATAAGCTTTCTGTCTTCCTTTCTAAAGATCAGTTTTACAGTTATCGGCTTTCCTCCTGGGTAATACTCAGGCTTCGTGGAGCCCTTGAATTTTCCTACAACTACATTAATCCCCTCTTTCTTTGCTCTCTCTTCAGTCATTCCAAACGTTCCAACCTCCAAACCAAATAATTCTGTAATTGCTGTATTAAATACTGGTCTAAATACGGAATTTTTACCTGCTATATGCTCTGCAGCGACCTTTGCCATTCTCACTGCCGAAGTTCCAAGCTGACTTAGGGTTCTCTTTCCAGTTACAGCATCTATAACTTCGGCACAGTCTCCAATAGCATATATGTCGGGATCGCTCGTTTGGAGGTGCTCGTTAACAACTATCCCCCTATTTACCTCCAAACCTGCATCCTTAGCTAAGTCAACATTTGCCCTAACTCCAGTTGCCACTAGGACTATCTCTGCCTCGGCAACCTCGTCTCCAATCTTCACTGCCTCGACGGGATTACCAATGATTTCACTTACTCCAACACCGAACTTGAATTTGACTCCATGTTTCTCCATTTCGTCTTGAACCAGCTTTGCCATATCCCTATCAAGCATTGTTGGGAGTAAGTGCTTGAGTAGCTCAACGACTAAAACTTCCATGCCAAGCTTTGCAAAGGCCTCGGCTCCTTCCAGCCCTATTAGACCCGCCCCTATAACTACCGCCTTCTTTGGCTTCTTTTTTGCTATGTAATCCTTAATCTTTCTGACATCATCCAAGCTTTTTAGCGTGAACACTCCCTCACTCTCAACTCCTTTTATTGGTGGGATGAATGCCTTCGAACCTGTAGCTATTACAAGCTTATCGTACGGTACTTCTCCTCTCTCCGTTATTACTACCTTTCTTTCTCTATCTATCTTCTTAGCTTCAATGCCAAGCATCATTTCAATTTTCTGCTTCTTGTAAAACTCATTTGGGAAAACTACGACATCTTCTGGTTTTTCTATAGTTCCACTAATAACGTGGGGTAAAGCGCAGGGAGAATACTGCATGGTTGGCTCCTTTCCTATAACTACTATGTTTGCCTTTCTGTCGAGCTTTCTCATGAAAAGTGCGAAGTTACTACCAGCTGTTCCTGATCCTATTACGACTATTCTCATAGAACCCACCAAAAAATAGGGGGAGGAGGGGAGATATAAACGTTGGTGTTATCCTCAAGGGACGGAAGGCAAGTTTGGTAATTATAAAATACTAAAGTTTGAAAATCATTCAAGGGTAACCTCGTTCTCCCAGAGGCCATGGATATTACAGTAGCTTAGGGCATAGAGCTTGCCTTTTTTGTTAGTCTTGATATAGAAGACCGCTCTTGGCTCTGTTAGTGGGTCATTATGGGCTGTAAATGCAACCCTGCCAACCATTATTGGGAAGTTCTCTCCCTCTGGATGGAAGTATAACTCTATCCAGGCTATGTGGTGCTCTGGAGTATTTGGGTGAGGGATTTCCTTTCC
It encodes:
- a CDS encoding dihydroorotate dehydrogenase, which translates into the protein MLDIEILGLKMKNPLILASGVVDMTPELLKRAHREGAGAVVTKSIGKEPRKGYENPTIVELPYGLINAMGLPNPGWEAFLEEFKGEKFDFPVIVSIFGGTPEEFAFLAEKLQEAADAFELNLSCPHAKGYGMEIGQDPNNVYEVVKAVKDVTDKPIIAKLTPNTNDITKLGLAAEKAGADAVSAINTLKAIAIDIYAKRPILSNKIGGYSGPGIKPIALRAVYDLARVLDIPIIGIGGITTWQDAVEFLLAGASALQIGTAVYLRGFSVFKEIAQGIENYLREEGFKSVHEIVGLALKV
- a CDS encoding amidohydrolase family protein; its protein translation is MLLKNGLILYGESYEWVRADLLIEGNKIVKIGRNLHADSDIVIDCSHSLIVPGFINAHTHSPMVLLRGLAEDVPLMEWLEKYIWPNERKLGKKEVYWGALLGLIEMARAGTTTFIDMYFHMEEVAKATLEVGLRGFLGYGMIDLDDERKRRIEIRETEKFRKFIVQQNSELLNFILAPHAPYTCSMECLKWVANKSREWNALVTIHLSETKSEVALIKEKYGKTPTEVLDDAGLLNEKLIAAHGIWLDDKEIYLLSKSGSTIIHCPASNMKLGSGIINLRKLLDNGVNVGLGTDGAASNNTLDMLQEMRLASLLQKVVNLDPSIIKSSEIFRMATLNGAKALKLNAGIIKEGYLADIAVINLKRPNLLPMNNPLSSLVFSAKGGDVETLIVNGSIVMLDGEFQTVDEDKVLDKFLGVL
- a CDS encoding DUF835 domain-containing protein, translated to MIVLNVSILLGISLLLLYVILFYEYYRRKEKVLLYFSLAFLSLSVGCLVNGITYLASLSVFVSFFWIGTIEMLSPGIITKYSEDLKYLSLVPIVAYLYFSVYSVLVVLVIDAVVMVLSAFLLYMEGGNPKFSPFLILLFSVLTFGLMSYPDLIFKVQVVIAVVLGYIITVETLKVAIPTVVKERISLKPGVLFMKEVPDEILKTALVFSRNPGDENNERWFWITKVQKGPRTIEPTNLVKILNLSVKYLEQGGIVVIDGFEYLVLENGFESILKFLAHLRDYALLYSSSIIVVSDLTNFPERERNLILRVIGEEI
- a CDS encoding [protein ADP-ribosylglutamate] hydrolase, encoding MKVVKGDITKFRAEAIVNAANKYLEHGGGVAYAIAKAAAGDVYEYIRISKEEMKKQIGRDYIEHGEVVVTPPLRLAENGVKYVIHTVGPYCGGKWDEDKKNKLKLAILGALKKADELGVKTIAFPAISAGIYGCPLEEVVKTFKEVVDEFIKRSKNVKEVFLVLYSEGDYSKAIKALVGGNDNEA
- the malP gene encoding maltodextrin phosphorylase, which encodes MKLDNTVKEKILEKLPENLSMLADLAYNYWWSWDHKAMKLWQKIDEEHWREYKNPVKLLLEVPESRLKELSKDDSFLDLYELVIERFESYMNQGTTWFSTNYPHWDKPIVYLCMEYGISKSLPIYSGGLGILAGDHLKTASDLGLPLIAIGLLYKHGYFRQEINKDGRQIEIFPEYNIREMPIRQVLTNDGKPLLINVPIGDRIVKARVFLVKVGRVDLYLLDTGVPENPEEDRKVCDYLYNAEPDKRIKQEILLGIGGMRLLKALEIEPGVIHLNEGHPAFANFERIRWFMEKGLSFEEALEIVRGTSVFTTHTPVPAGHDVFPVDFVREKLAKFFEGLPVEKFLELGKANPNDPNFNMTILSIKTSNFVNGVSQLHAKVTREMWADLWKGVPLDEIPIEGITNGVHTATWVNENLAKLYDIYIGKIWREHVNLEGIWYAIERIPDEELWEAHLKAKRELIELIRRKIMRRNERLGLDEPLPDIDENALIIGFARRFATYKRAVLLFTDLERLKKIVNNPKKPVYIVFGGKAHPRDDAGKEFLRRVYEVSQMPEFKGKIILIENYDMGSARLFVSGVDVWLNTPRRPLEASGTSGMKAGLNGVINLSIFDGWWVEGYNGRNGWVIGDTSTEPETEADDYWDAMSLYDILENVVVPMYYENRDAWIRMMKESIKSIAPRFSTHRMVKDYVTKFYSKAMELGIYLSRDNFRWAKELAKWKEKIRAEWDKVEIEEVKVNEHVIDVTINLGNLRPEDVRVELYYGIKEEEFKILKPHIVELRKTKDLGNGRYIYTYMGKALKNIEDPCWHYAVRVYAYHPMMPGKFLLGGYIKWKGVEK
- a CDS encoding slipin family protein, giving the protein MILPTNLFVTGIILLFILIFLASAIKIVKEYERAVIFRLGRVVGARGPGLFFIIPIFEKAVIVDLRTQVLDVPVQETITKDNVPVRVNAVVYFRVVDPVKAVTQVRNYIMATSQISQTTLRSVIGQAHLDELLSERDKLNMQLQRIIDEATDPWGIKVTAVEIKDVELPAGMQRAMAKQAEAERERRARILLAEAERQAAEKLREAAEIISEHPMALQLRTLQTISDVASDKSNVIVLTLPMEMLKLFKSLGEAAEAYKRKVEEEKKE
- a CDS encoding NfeD family protein is translated as MVTKMRGKFILGILILSFLILPVLGQEKVVYVAQIKGQITSYTYDQFNRYISLAEENKAEAIIIEFDTPGGRGDAMMNIIQRIQQAKVPVIIYVYPPGATAASAGTYIALGSHLIAMAPGTSIGACRPILGYAQNGSIIQAPPKIVNHYVAYIKSLAQESGRNATIAEEFITKDLSLTPEEALKYGVIEIIARDVNELLQKANGMQTKLPVNGKYVTLNFTNVKVIYLEPSLKDRVITYITDPSIAYLLLSLGIWALILGFLTPGWHVPETVGAIMIVLAIIGFGYFGYNAAGLLLIVVGMLFFVAEALTPTFGLFTVAGLISFILGGILLFGGGEVEYLVNREVFSQLRIIIITIGVLLALFFAFGMAAVIKAHRRKAGTGKEEMIGLTGVVVEDLNPEGMIKIRGELWRAKSKFGKPIEKGERVRVVDMEGLTLIVVREKEEGGKE
- a CDS encoding NAD(P)/FAD-dependent oxidoreductase codes for the protein MRIVVIGSGTAGSNFALFMRKLDRKANIVVIGKEPTMQYSPCALPHVISGTIEKPEDVVVFPNEFYKKQKIEMMLGIEAKKIDRERKVVITERGEVPYDKLVIATGSKAFIPPIKGVESEGVFTLKSLDDVRKIKDYIAKKKPKKAVVIGAGLIGLEGAEAFAKLGMEVLVVELLKHLLPTMLDRDMAKLVQDEMEKHGVKFKFGVGVSEIIGNPVEAVKIGDEVAEAEIVLVATGVRANVDLAKDAGLEVNRGIVVNEHLQTSDPDIYAIGDCAEVIDAVTGKRTLSQLGTSAVRMAKVAAEHIAGKNSVFRPVFNTAITELFGLEVGTFGMTEERAKKEGINVVVGKFKGSTKPEYYPGGKPITVKLIFRKEDRKLIGAQIVGGERVWGRIMTLSALAQKGATVEDVAYLETAYAPPISPTIDPITVAAEMAMRKFKL
- a CDS encoding class II SORL domain-containing protein — its product is MLKDTIKSGDWKGEKHVPVIEYSREGDFVKVEVSVGKEIPHPNTPEHHIAWIELYFHPEGENFPIMVGRVAFTAHNDPLTEPRAVFYIKTNKKGKLYALSYCNIHGLWENEVTLE